One segment of Solanum stenotomum isolate F172 chromosome 1, ASM1918654v1, whole genome shotgun sequence DNA contains the following:
- the LOC125854509 gene encoding uncharacterized protein LOC125854509: MARSRGGAARGGAPGAAGSASTWGRRRPRGRGRAVAPAQDREEEPQAAYVPPQPVGPGPSQPPPAPAAAPDLHALLTQILAAIGEIRQTPALVPAVPAPAPAPHCQPAAAAPEVQPPPVHVTVVSDLKDGEMPLREQKMLGVFQRLALPIFSGAMGEDAYEFQLTCQEQLQSLGLLESRGANFTAHQFRGPARQWWRSYRESRPAGSPSVSWSEFSEAFLARFMPRSVRDRLRDQFSRSEQGPMTVSEYETRFHELSRHATMILPTEEEIVRCFVRGLRNRLRVDTEHLVSAGCSFLDVVNHAQSMEHIHREAQGGSDKRARYQGSYSESQTRGRDSYDKPRQRFQQGQHHQGGPSTGQSSRGSDSLPSYRSRVTSGRSASGCFDCGALDHWSREFPRRGRGAIVPSPLAPRPVSAVPPLARGGGQDQGRRDSRQGTRGGARGGRLGGRSNASGRGAQGHFYAVPARATTEASDDVITGTLLLCHQPATVLFDPGSTFSYVSVYFAPRLGMRSESLAEPVHVSTPVGESLVVDQILRSCLVTIQGCDTRVDLILLVMVDFDVILGMDWLSPYHAVLDCYAKTVTLAMPGISPVLWQGAYSHTPTGIISFMRARRLVASGCLAYLAYVQDVSRDDSSVDSVPVVREFADVFPTDLPGLPPDRDIDFAIDLEPDTRPISILPYRMASAELRELSVQLEDLLGKGFIRPSVLPWGAPVLPVDSIDSC, from the exons ATGGCTCGCTCGCGAGGTGGCGCGGCCAGGGGTGGCGCACCCGGGGCTGCAGGCAGTGCCTCAACTTGGGGTAGACGCCGACCCCGAGGTCGAGGCAGGGCTGTAGCACCAGCCCAAGATAGGGAGGAGGAACCTCAGGCAGCATATGTACCTCCACAGCCGGTGGGGCCGGGGCCATCCCAGCCACCACCTGCACCAGCTGCAGCTCCTGATCTTCATGCTCTGCTGACTCAGATACTAGCAGCTATTGGGGAGATACGACAGACACCAGCACTAGTCCCAGCAGTACCAGCACCAGCTCCAGCGCCGCATTGTCAGCCTGCCGCAGCGGCACCAGAGGTTCAGCCGCCACCAGTTCATGTGACTGTCGTGTCAGACTTAAAGGACGGGGAGATGCCACTGCGcgagcagaagatgctcggggtaTTCCAGAGGTTGGCACTACCGATATTCTCAGGGGCGATGGGGGAGGATGCCTACGAGTTCCAGCTCACTTGTCAGGAGCAGTTACAGTCATTAGGCCTCTTGGAGTCGAGAGGAGCTAACTTCACTGCTCATCAGTTTCGTGGGCcagccaggcagtggtggcgctCGTATCGAGAGTCCAGGCCAGCTGGATCGCCTTCTGTATCTTGGAGTGAGTTCTCAGAGGCTTTCTTAGCCCGGTTTATGCCACGGAGCGTCAGGGATAGGCTTCGTGATCAGTTCTCCAGATCGGAGCAGGGCCCTATGACCGTCTCAGAGTACGAGACGAGATTCCATGAGTTGTCTCGACATGCTACCATGATCCTACCCACGGAGGAGGAGATAGTTCGTTGTTTTGTACGTGGGTTGCGGAACCGTCTGAGGGTCGACACAGAGCATTTAGTTTCTGCCGGCTGTTCATTTCTTGATGTAGTTAACCATGCCCAATCCATGGAGCATATTcatcgcgaggcccaagggggcagcgatAAGAGGGCACGCTACCAGGGCAGCTACAGCGAGTCTCAGACTAGAGGGAGAGACTCCTATGATAAGCCCCGCCAGAGGTTCCAGCAGG GCCAGCATCACCAGGGTGGTCCTAGTACGGGCCAGAGTTCGAGGGGATCAGATTCCCTCCCTTCCTACCGCAGTCGGGTTACTTCAGGGCGTTCAGCTTCGGGGTGTTTTGATTGCGGTGCTCTTGACCATTGGTCCAGAGAGTTCCCCCGGCGAGGGCGAGGAGCGATTGTACCATCTCCCCTTGCACCAAGACCAGTTTCAGCAGTGCCCCCTCTAGCTAGAGGTGGTGGTCAGGACCAGGGTCGTCGGGATAGCCGACAGGGTACCAGAGGCGGAGCTCGAGGAGGCAGGCTAGGTGGTAGATCAAATGCATCGGGCAGAGGTGCTCAGGGCCATTTCTACGCAGTCCCGGCGAGGGCAACGACTGAGGCATCTGACGATGTTATCACAGGTACGCttttattatgccatcagcctGCTACAGTATTATTTGATCCCGGGTCCACATTCTCGTATGTATCTGTTTATTTTGCTCCTCGATTGGGTATGAGGTCTGAGTCTTTGGCAGAGCCAGTTCATGTTTCGACCCCGGTGGGTGAgtccttagtagtggatcagataTTGCGATCTTGCTTAGTGACTATCCAGGGTTGTGATACTAGAGTTGACCTTATTCTGCTAGttatggttgattttgatgtgattctgggcatggactggttatcccCCTACCATGCGGTATTGGATTGCTACGCTAAGACcgttactttagccatgcctggCATTTCCCCAGTGTTGTGGCAGGGTGCTTATAGTCACACACCGACAGGGATCATCTCTTTTATGCGGGCTAGACGGTTGGTTGCTTCTGGGTGTTTAGCTTATTTGGCCTATGTGCAAGATGTAAGTAGAGATGACTCTTCAGTTGACTCAGTTCCTGTGGTTAGAGAGTTTGCAGATGTGTTCCCTACAGACCTACCTGGCTTACCTCCAGATCGTGACATTGATTTTGCCATAGATTTGGAGCCCGACACCCGTCCTATTTCTATTTTGCCTTACCGGATGGCTTCTGCAGAGCTCagggagctcagtgttcagttagaggatctcttgggtaagggGTTTATCCGTCCGAGTGTGTTgccttggggtgctcctgttct CCCCGTTGACTCGattgactcgtgttga